A single window of Halotalea alkalilenta DNA harbors:
- a CDS encoding ANTAR domain-containing response regulator gives MSVRVLIVDARSERSHTLERSLVEAGFEVLMITDEYCDLHGLVERLEPDAVLIDTRLPSRDVLEHLGHINRRYPRPMIVFSREADSALTRQAARAGVSAYVVEGLVPSLVRSLIDVAIESFETHRQLKHELNRARETLNQRRTIDRAKTALMERYGVSEAIAYGQLRKLAMDRRTTVFELAGELLEQLVDTRPRKPGAKSPNGDEGDDR, from the coding sequence ATGAGCGTGCGAGTGCTGATCGTCGATGCGCGTTCCGAGCGCTCGCACACGCTTGAACGCTCGCTCGTCGAGGCCGGCTTCGAAGTGCTGATGATCACCGACGAGTACTGCGACCTGCATGGCCTGGTCGAGCGCCTAGAGCCCGATGCGGTGCTGATCGATACCCGCCTGCCGAGCCGCGACGTTCTCGAGCACCTCGGCCATATCAACCGCCGATACCCGCGACCGATGATAGTGTTCTCCCGGGAAGCCGATTCGGCGCTGACCCGGCAGGCCGCGCGCGCCGGCGTCAGCGCCTATGTGGTCGAGGGGCTGGTGCCTTCGCTGGTGCGTTCGCTCATCGATGTGGCGATCGAAAGCTTCGAGACTCACCGCCAGCTCAAGCATGAGCTCAATCGTGCGCGCGAGACGCTGAACCAGCGGCGAACGATCGATCGCGCCAAGACCGCGCTCATGGAGCGTTACGGAGTCAGCGAGGCAATCGCCTATGGACAACTACGCAAACTCGCCATGGACCGCAGAACCACGGTATTCGAACTTGCCGGGGAGCTGCTCGAACAGCTCGTCGACACCCGGCCGCGCAAGCCTGGGGCAAAATCGCCCAATGGCGACGAAGGAGACGATCGATGA
- a CDS encoding CmpA/NrtA family ABC transporter substrate-binding protein, with protein sequence MSALETHHLRLAMLPLSDSAPLVVAADQGFFAEEGLDVELRVESSWAAVRDAIQLEQVEAAHLLPLMPLAATLGLDGRPTPMLSALTLNLNGNAISLSRPLFEHMCRLLPEAAAHPQRRAEALARVIAARREAGLEPLRLASVHPFSSHRYLLRAWLDAAGIDPDRDVELRVVPPPLMADQVEAGWIDGYCVGAPWNDLGVERGVAVVACEGYAIWHNAGEKVLGVREQWAERHPNTHHALLRALIRAGHWLDADAEHRLAACRMLIDGGYLALPHSVVEAELHARFVAGEGRDAQRDIHFARFNAQHPWRTHTLWFAAQLHRWGHFDDEIRLREAVERCVRPDIYRAAAHSLGIATARAELCSLGEHAEPHHIDADDGTVLLLGADSLLAGGRFDPSAPFPASRVQKP encoded by the coding sequence ATGAGCGCGCTTGAAACCCACCACCTGCGCCTGGCGATGCTGCCGCTGTCGGACAGTGCGCCGCTGGTGGTCGCCGCCGACCAGGGCTTCTTCGCCGAGGAGGGACTCGATGTCGAACTGCGCGTGGAGAGTTCGTGGGCCGCGGTACGCGATGCGATCCAGCTCGAGCAGGTCGAGGCAGCCCACCTGCTGCCGCTGATGCCGCTCGCAGCGACCCTCGGGCTCGATGGCCGTCCCACACCGATGCTCTCGGCGTTGACGCTCAACCTCAACGGCAACGCGATCAGCCTCTCGCGCCCGCTGTTCGAGCATATGTGCAGGCTACTTCCCGAGGCCGCCGCGCACCCGCAGCGACGCGCCGAAGCCCTCGCTCGGGTGATAGCGGCAAGGCGCGAGGCGGGTCTCGAGCCGCTCAGGCTGGCCAGCGTGCACCCGTTCTCGTCCCACCGCTACCTGCTGCGCGCCTGGCTCGACGCCGCGGGGATCGACCCGGACCGCGACGTGGAACTGCGGGTGGTGCCGCCCCCGCTGATGGCCGACCAGGTGGAGGCGGGGTGGATCGATGGCTACTGCGTCGGCGCGCCCTGGAATGATCTCGGCGTCGAGCGCGGCGTCGCTGTCGTGGCCTGCGAGGGCTACGCGATATGGCACAACGCCGGGGAGAAGGTCCTGGGGGTTCGCGAGCAGTGGGCCGAACGTCACCCGAACACCCACCATGCTCTGCTGAGAGCGCTGATCAGGGCCGGCCACTGGCTCGACGCCGATGCCGAGCATCGACTCGCCGCATGCCGGATGCTGATCGACGGCGGCTATCTCGCGCTACCCCACAGCGTCGTCGAAGCGGAGCTCCATGCTCGCTTCGTTGCCGGTGAGGGGCGCGACGCCCAGCGTGACATCCACTTCGCCCGCTTCAATGCCCAGCACCCCTGGCGTACCCATACGCTTTGGTTCGCGGCGCAGCTGCATCGCTGGGGCCACTTCGACGACGAAATCCGGCTGCGCGAGGCGGTCGAACGCTGCGTACGCCCGGACATCTATCGAGCGGCCGCGCATTCGCTGGGGATCGCGACCGCTCGCGCCGAACTCTGCTCGCTCGGCGAGCACGCCGAACCCCACCACATCGATGCCGACGACGGCACCGTGCTCCTGCTCGGCGCCGATTCGCTGCTCGCGGGCGGACGCTTCGACCCCTCGGCGCCTTTCCCTGCAAGCCGCGTGCAAAAGCCATGA
- a CDS encoding histidine triad nucleotide-binding protein, which yields MSTLFDKIIAREVPAEIVYEDDQVLAFNDINPQAPTHVLIIPKKPIATLNDLSEEDAALVGRLPLVAARLAKQLGFAEEGYRVVMNCNEYGGQSVYHIHMHLLGGRRLNWPPG from the coding sequence ATGAGCACGCTGTTCGACAAGATCATCGCCCGCGAGGTCCCCGCCGAGATCGTCTACGAGGACGATCAGGTGCTGGCCTTCAACGACATCAACCCTCAGGCACCGACCCATGTGCTGATCATCCCCAAGAAGCCGATCGCCACGCTCAACGACCTCTCCGAGGAGGACGCCGCGCTGGTCGGGCGTCTGCCGCTCGTCGCTGCCCGGCTCGCCAAGCAGCTCGGCTTCGCCGAAGAGGGCTATCGGGTGGTGATGAACTGCAACGAGTACGGGGGCCAGAGCGTCTACCACATCCATATGCATCTGCTCGGCGGGCGCCGGTTGAACTGGCCGCCGGGCTGA
- a CDS encoding phosphoribulokinase has product MSREYPIVAVTGSSGAGTTTVRRAFERMFEREAVHAAYVDGDAFHRYTRDDLARIRREEPERKHQLSHFHVEANLLDRLEALFAEYNARGTGDYRHYIHAEDKRMLEAGHRVGTFTEWQPLPAGTDLLFYEGLHGGLVTDEYDIARHVDLLVGVAPTVNLEWIQKIDRDINMRGYSHEAVVDTILGRMQDYVRYIQPQFSRTHINFQRVPTVDTSNPFEPQSIPTDAESFVVIRFRDRMQVDFPYLLAMIQGSFITRPHTLVVPGAKMPLAIELIIAPKIESLLAQRRFR; this is encoded by the coding sequence ATGTCGCGTGAGTACCCGATCGTCGCCGTGACCGGCTCGTCGGGCGCCGGCACCACTACGGTGCGCCGCGCCTTCGAGCGCATGTTCGAGCGCGAAGCGGTGCATGCCGCCTACGTCGATGGCGACGCCTTTCACCGCTATACCCGCGACGATCTCGCGCGGATTCGCCGTGAGGAGCCGGAGCGCAAGCACCAGCTCTCGCACTTCCATGTCGAGGCCAACCTGCTCGACCGCTTGGAGGCGCTGTTCGCCGAGTACAATGCCCGCGGCACCGGCGACTATCGCCATTACATCCATGCTGAAGACAAGCGGATGCTCGAGGCCGGCCATCGGGTCGGCACCTTCACCGAGTGGCAGCCGCTACCGGCCGGCACCGATCTGCTGTTCTACGAGGGCCTGCATGGAGGCCTGGTCACCGACGAGTACGATATCGCCCGCCACGTAGACCTGCTGGTCGGTGTGGCGCCGACGGTCAACCTCGAGTGGATCCAGAAGATCGACCGCGATATCAACATGCGCGGCTACTCCCACGAGGCGGTGGTCGACACCATCCTCGGCCGGATGCAGGACTACGTGCGCTACATCCAGCCGCAGTTCTCGCGCACCCACATCAACTTCCAGCGGGTGCCCACGGTCGATACCTCCAACCCCTTCGAGCCGCAGTCGATTCCGACCGACGCCGAGTCGTTCGTGGTGATCCGTTTTCGCGATCGCATGCAGGTCGACTTCCCCTACCTACTGGCGATGATCCAGGGGTCGTTCATCACCCGCCCGCATACCCTGGTGGTCCCGGGTGCCAAGATGCCGCTTGCGATCGAGCTGATCATCGCACCGAAGATCGAGTCGCTGCTCGCCCAGCGGCGTTTCCGCTAG
- the purD gene encoding phosphoribosylamine--glycine ligase, translating to MKVLIIGGGGREHALAWKAAQSSGVERVFVAPGNAGTAREEKLENVAIDIDDFDALVEFAKREAVELTIVGPEAPLVAGIVDRFEREGLKIFGPSAKAAQLEGSKSFTKDFLARHAIPTAEYRTFTKIGEALAYLDALAVDGRAAPIVIKADGLAAGKGVVVATTEQEARAAVRDMLEANAFGDAGARVVIEEFLDGEEASFIVMVDGDNVLAMATSQDHKRALDGDLGPNTGGMGAYSPAPVVTAEIDARIMREVIEPTVRGMKEEGARYVGFLYAGLMIDAEGAPKVIEYNCRFGDPETQPIMLRLRSDLVELCLAALEGRLDRVSCEWDPRPAVGVVLAAGGYPGSYRRNDPITGLDAAEALGAKVFHAGTTMDGDGRVLSSGGRVLCVTALGASVFDAAAASYRGLEEIKLEGAVYRRDIAYRAIARENA from the coding sequence ATGAAGGTATTGATCATCGGCGGTGGCGGCCGCGAGCACGCCCTGGCATGGAAAGCGGCGCAGTCGAGTGGGGTCGAGCGGGTCTTCGTCGCTCCGGGCAACGCGGGTACCGCACGTGAGGAGAAGCTCGAGAACGTGGCGATCGATATCGACGACTTCGATGCGCTGGTCGAATTCGCCAAGCGCGAGGCCGTCGAGCTGACCATCGTCGGTCCCGAGGCGCCGCTGGTCGCCGGCATCGTCGATCGCTTCGAGCGCGAGGGGCTCAAGATCTTCGGCCCCAGCGCCAAGGCCGCCCAACTCGAGGGCTCGAAGTCGTTCACCAAGGACTTTCTGGCCCGCCACGCGATTCCCACCGCCGAGTACCGCACCTTCACCAAGATCGGCGAAGCGCTCGCCTATCTCGATGCGCTCGCCGTCGACGGCCGCGCCGCGCCGATCGTGATCAAGGCCGACGGCCTTGCCGCCGGCAAGGGGGTAGTGGTCGCCACCACCGAGCAGGAGGCGCGCGCTGCGGTGCGCGACATGCTCGAGGCCAACGCCTTCGGCGATGCTGGCGCGCGGGTGGTGATCGAGGAGTTCCTCGACGGTGAAGAGGCGAGTTTCATCGTCATGGTCGATGGCGACAATGTGCTGGCGATGGCCACCAGCCAGGACCACAAACGCGCGCTCGACGGCGATCTCGGCCCCAATACCGGAGGCATGGGCGCCTATTCGCCGGCACCCGTGGTTACCGCCGAGATCGACGCGCGGATCATGCGCGAGGTGATCGAACCGACCGTGCGCGGGATGAAGGAAGAGGGTGCGCGCTACGTCGGCTTCCTCTATGCCGGGCTGATGATCGACGCCGAAGGCGCGCCCAAGGTGATCGAGTACAACTGCCGCTTCGGCGACCCCGAGACCCAACCGATCATGCTGCGGCTGCGCTCCGATCTGGTCGAGCTCTGCCTCGCGGCACTGGAGGGGAGGCTTGATCGGGTCAGCTGCGAGTGGGACCCGCGCCCGGCGGTCGGCGTGGTGCTCGCGGCCGGCGGCTACCCCGGAAGCTACCGCAGAAACGATCCGATCACTGGGCTCGATGCGGCCGAGGCGCTCGGCGCCAAGGTGTTCCACGCCGGTACCACGATGGACGGCGATGGACGAGTGCTTTCCAGCGGTGGCCGGGTGCTCTGCGTCACGGCACTGGGAGCGAGCGTCTTCGATGCGGCGGCGGCGAGCTATCGCGGGCTCGAGGAGATCAAACTGGAGGGGGCGGTGTATCGGCGCGACATCGCCTATCGTGCGATCGCGCGCGAAAACGCCTAA
- a CDS encoding 16S rRNA (uracil(1498)-N(3))-methyltransferase — protein MNLILFPPESLRHSPDGTAYVELRDPRRLRHLHEVHRATIGERYQLGEIDGEIGEGELLAFDRDLARFAFTPRRAAPQPLDLHLLLALPRPRMLARSLENIATLGVKRLTLLHTARVEKSYWQSPELGAEKIRQHLELGLEQARDTLMPAVELVTRFKPFVEDQLPALLEGRRGLVAHPGAAAPCPRGLPLDAPLLLAIGPEGGFIDYEVERLIEAGCEGIHLGERILRVETAVVALLSRLY, from the coding sequence ATGAACCTGATCCTGTTCCCCCCCGAATCCCTGCGCCACTCCCCCGATGGAACCGCCTATGTGGAGCTTCGCGATCCACGCAGGCTGCGGCATCTCCACGAGGTGCATCGCGCCACCATCGGCGAGCGCTACCAGCTCGGCGAGATCGACGGCGAGATCGGAGAAGGCGAGCTGCTCGCCTTCGACCGCGACCTCGCGCGTTTCGCCTTCACCCCCCGCCGCGCCGCGCCGCAGCCGCTGGACCTGCACCTGCTGCTGGCGCTGCCGCGCCCGCGAATGCTCGCACGCAGCCTCGAGAACATCGCCACTCTCGGGGTCAAGCGCCTGACCCTGCTCCACACCGCACGGGTCGAGAAGAGCTATTGGCAGTCGCCGGAGCTGGGAGCGGAAAAGATCCGCCAGCATCTCGAACTCGGGCTCGAGCAGGCCCGCGACACGCTGATGCCGGCCGTCGAACTGGTCACCCGCTTCAAGCCATTCGTCGAGGACCAGCTGCCCGCGCTGCTCGAGGGGCGCCGAGGGCTCGTCGCCCACCCCGGTGCGGCGGCACCCTGTCCCCGCGGGCTGCCGCTCGATGCGCCGCTGCTGCTGGCAATCGGTCCCGAGGGAGGATTCATCGACTACGAGGTCGAGCGGCTGATCGAAGCCGGCTGCGAAGGCATCCATCTCGGCGAGCGTATCCTGCGGGTAGAGACCGCGGTGGTGGCGCTGCTCTCCAGGCTCTACTGA
- a CDS encoding cation diffusion facilitator family transporter has translation MASLEQRLLKQSTLMMALVAVCGIFFGLFAASQSILFDGIFSVVATLIKILMLITARLIARESSRRFQFGYWHLEPIAMLVEGGFLLLIAVYAMSSGILGLLSGGHAIDFGLASLYAALFTLIDFGYYAYLRRRNRRLNSPLVRFDTLSWMTDGILSLGLLCAFVCAWILADTGYRALTPYLDPLILVVISLIIAPTALRASMPAIRDLLQMVPGSLDQQVRETMQAFVARHGLAGFTSYVQRSGRARFIEIHVLLAENAEIGTIARLDGWREEIASALGEAAPERWLTISFTSEPRWAE, from the coding sequence ATGGCCTCACTCGAACAACGCCTGCTCAAGCAGTCGACCCTGATGATGGCGCTGGTCGCCGTCTGCGGTATTTTCTTCGGCCTCTTCGCCGCTTCGCAGTCGATCCTCTTCGATGGGATCTTCTCGGTCGTCGCTACCCTGATCAAGATCCTGATGCTGATCACCGCCCGGCTGATCGCTCGTGAGTCGAGCCGTCGCTTCCAGTTCGGCTACTGGCATCTCGAACCGATCGCGATGCTGGTCGAGGGCGGCTTCCTGCTGCTGATCGCGGTCTATGCGATGAGCTCCGGCATCCTCGGCCTGCTCAGCGGCGGCCACGCGATCGATTTCGGCCTGGCGTCGCTTTATGCGGCGCTCTTCACCCTGATCGACTTCGGCTACTACGCCTACCTGCGCCGGCGCAATCGACGGCTGAACTCCCCGCTGGTGCGTTTCGACACCCTGAGCTGGATGACCGACGGCATTCTCTCCCTTGGGCTGCTGTGCGCCTTCGTCTGCGCCTGGATACTCGCCGACACCGGATACCGTGCGCTGACACCCTACCTCGACCCGCTGATCCTGGTGGTGATCTCGCTGATCATCGCGCCGACCGCGCTTCGCGCCTCGATGCCCGCGATCAGGGACCTGCTGCAGATGGTGCCGGGCTCACTGGATCAACAGGTGCGGGAGACGATGCAAGCGTTCGTCGCACGCCATGGGCTCGCCGGGTTCACCTCCTACGTCCAGCGCAGCGGACGCGCTCGTTTCATCGAGATTCACGTACTGCTCGCCGAGAACGCCGAGATCGGCACCATCGCGCGGCTCGACGGCTGGCGGGAAGAGATCGCAAGCGCGCTCGGGGAGGCAGCGCCGGAGCGCTGGTTGACCATCTCCTTCACCAGCGAACCACGCTGGGCAGAGTGA
- a CDS encoding monovalent cation/H+ antiporter subunit A has product MTLPLIVLLPLLGSLVPLLGARAGRTGSACLTAILPLCALVLTIFLSVSVFDGQIIRYSLPWVPQLGLELAFRLDGLSLLFALLILGIGLLIIVYARYYLAPEDSMARFYSYLMLFMTSMLGIVTSDNLLLLWFFWELTSISSFLLISFWTHQSSARKGARMALAVTGAGGLCLLAGFMLIGKIVGTFDIGTILDSGDMIREHPAYMVVLVLVLIGAFSKSAQFPFQFWLPHAMSAPTPVSAYLHSATMVKAGIFLMIRLYPVISGTDAWYYIVTLVGLFTMFYGAYMAMVQYDLKGLLAYSTISHLGLITMLLGLDTRLSTLAAVFHVVNHAIFKASLFMAVGIVDHECGTRDSRKLGGLRKYMPFTAALATVAGASMAGVPLLNGFISKEMFLTESLQTQNLGGLSWLIPALATVGSALSVAYSLRLVVDVFYRGAPRFLPKEPHEAPRPMRLPIEVLILLCLAVGMFPAQIVGPLLDVAMSVVAPNAMDGQDLSLWHGFNLPLMMSIAAMVFGAVLYLLRGGLNSFRRDFLVTDAKYVFEGAVQRATAFCARALDRFDSRSLQRYVFLMMAMMLVLASFGLLRMPVLMGEVPMQPLDPYIIVGATLMGTGAIATVYFQRQRLIALICLSITELMVILTFLRFSAPDLALTQLVVSTVTVILMLLTLFFLPQQTPKASSGIRILRDLILAGAIGIVIASINFAVLTQPYETIGNFFTEQAKPGGGGYNVVNVILVDFRGFDTFGEIAVLGIAALGVLKLLNRMKIFVPTTSAENRPWSPEYYPTIFGSVSQVLFPLALMVSVYIFLRGHNLPGGGFIGGLVAASALIMLYMARGVEWTLRRLRVDYQHVIAAGLLVAAFTGMGAWAFGEPFLTSWFDYFHLPLIGELELATALLFDLGIYLVVIGSTMMILANLGKLATPHSPAREARKASTKSTTMEHH; this is encoded by the coding sequence ATGACCTTGCCGTTGATCGTCCTGCTCCCGCTGCTGGGCAGTCTCGTTCCCCTCCTGGGCGCGCGTGCCGGGCGCACGGGTAGCGCCTGCCTCACCGCCATCCTGCCGTTGTGTGCGCTGGTGTTGACCATCTTCCTCTCGGTCTCGGTATTCGATGGCCAGATCATCCGCTACAGCCTGCCATGGGTGCCGCAGCTCGGACTCGAACTCGCCTTCCGCCTCGACGGCCTGTCACTGCTCTTCGCCCTGCTGATTCTCGGCATCGGTCTGCTGATCATCGTCTATGCGCGCTACTATCTGGCGCCCGAAGACTCGATGGCGCGGTTCTACAGCTACCTGATGCTGTTCATGACCTCGATGCTCGGGATCGTCACCTCGGACAACCTGCTGCTGCTGTGGTTCTTCTGGGAGCTGACCAGCATCTCCTCGTTCCTGCTGATCAGCTTCTGGACCCACCAGAGCAGCGCGCGCAAGGGTGCCAGGATGGCCCTGGCGGTCACCGGTGCCGGCGGCCTCTGCCTGCTCGCGGGCTTCATGCTGATCGGCAAGATCGTCGGTACCTTCGACATCGGCACGATCCTCGATTCCGGCGACATGATCCGCGAGCATCCCGCCTACATGGTGGTGCTGGTGCTGGTGCTGATCGGCGCATTCAGCAAGTCGGCGCAGTTCCCGTTCCAGTTCTGGCTGCCCCACGCGATGTCCGCGCCCACCCCGGTGAGCGCCTACCTGCACTCCGCCACCATGGTCAAGGCGGGGATCTTCCTGATGATCCGCCTCTACCCGGTGATCAGCGGCACCGACGCCTGGTACTACATCGTCACCCTGGTCGGGCTGTTCACCATGTTCTACGGCGCCTACATGGCCATGGTGCAGTACGATCTCAAGGGGCTGCTCGCCTACTCGACGATCAGCCACCTTGGCCTGATCACCATGCTGCTCGGCCTCGATACCCGGCTCTCCACCCTCGCCGCGGTCTTCCACGTGGTCAACCATGCGATCTTCAAGGCGTCGCTGTTCATGGCGGTGGGCATCGTCGACCATGAATGCGGCACCCGGGACTCGCGCAAGCTCGGCGGCCTGCGCAAGTACATGCCGTTCACCGCCGCCCTCGCCACCGTGGCCGGCGCCTCGATGGCCGGGGTGCCGCTGCTCAATGGCTTCATCTCCAAGGAGATGTTCCTCACCGAGAGCCTGCAGACCCAGAACCTCGGCGGACTCTCCTGGCTGATCCCCGCGCTCGCGACGGTAGGCTCAGCGCTTTCGGTGGCCTACTCGCTGCGCTTGGTGGTCGATGTGTTCTACCGCGGCGCACCGCGCTTCTTGCCCAAGGAGCCCCACGAGGCGCCGCGGCCGATGCGCCTGCCGATCGAGGTACTGATCCTTCTGTGCCTCGCGGTCGGGATGTTCCCGGCGCAGATCGTAGGCCCGCTGCTCGATGTGGCGATGAGCGTGGTCGCCCCGAACGCGATGGACGGCCAGGATCTGTCGCTGTGGCACGGCTTCAACCTGCCGCTGATGATGAGCATCGCGGCGATGGTCTTCGGCGCCGTGCTCTATTTGCTGCGCGGTGGCCTCAACAGCTTCCGCCGCGACTTCCTCGTCACCGATGCCAAGTACGTGTTCGAGGGCGCGGTACAGCGCGCCACCGCATTTTGCGCCCGCGCCCTGGACCGCTTCGACTCACGTTCGCTGCAGCGCTACGTATTCCTGATGATGGCGATGATGCTGGTGCTGGCCAGCTTCGGCCTGCTGCGCATGCCGGTACTGATGGGCGAGGTGCCAATGCAGCCGCTCGACCCCTACATCATCGTCGGCGCCACGCTGATGGGCACGGGGGCGATCGCTACGGTCTACTTCCAGCGCCAGCGGCTGATCGCATTGATCTGCCTGTCGATCACCGAGCTGATGGTGATCCTCACCTTCCTGCGCTTCTCCGCACCGGATCTTGCGCTGACGCAGCTGGTGGTATCGACCGTCACCGTGATTCTGATGCTGCTGACCCTGTTCTTCCTGCCCCAGCAGACCCCCAAGGCGTCGAGCGGTATCCGCATCCTGCGCGACCTGATCCTCGCCGGAGCGATCGGCATCGTGATCGCGAGCATCAACTTCGCGGTCCTGACCCAGCCCTATGAGACCATAGGCAACTTCTTCACCGAGCAGGCCAAGCCCGGCGGCGGCGGCTACAACGTGGTCAACGTGATCCTGGTCGACTTCCGTGGCTTCGATACCTTCGGCGAGATCGCGGTGCTCGGCATCGCCGCACTCGGCGTGCTCAAGCTGCTCAACCGGATGAAGATCTTCGTGCCGACCACCAGCGCGGAGAACCGTCCCTGGTCGCCCGAGTACTACCCGACGATCTTCGGTTCGGTCTCCCAAGTGCTGTTCCCGCTGGCGCTGATGGTTTCGGTCTACATCTTCCTGCGTGGCCACAACCTGCCGGGGGGAGGATTCATCGGCGGGCTGGTCGCCGCCTCGGCGCTGATCATGCTCTACATGGCACGAGGCGTGGAATGGACCCTGCGCCGGCTGCGGGTCGACTACCAGCACGTGATCGCCGCCGGACTGCTGGTCGCCGCCTTCACCGGCATGGGTGCCTGGGCCTTCGGCGAGCCGTTTTTGACCTCCTGGTTCGACTACTTCCACCTGCCGCTGATCGGCGAGCTCGAACTCGCCACCGCCCTGCTGTTCGATCTCGGCATCTACCTGGTCGTAATCGGCTCGACGATGATGATCCTCGCCAATCTGGGCAAGCTGGCGACGCCGCACAGCCCGGCGCGCGAAGCGCGCAAGGCGTCGACCAAATCCACCACGATGGAGCACCATTGA
- a CDS encoding Na+/H+ antiporter subunit C yields the protein MEALFSAAVGILTTCGIYLTLRGRTFPVVLGLTLLTYAANLFLFSMGRLKLGASNLVNDGLPDVDPLPQALVLTAIVIGFAMTAFVIILAIRARGDLGSDHVNGRRRQSRRSRNDDPLELNQARGGIKR from the coding sequence ATGGAAGCGCTGTTTTCCGCCGCGGTCGGAATCCTGACCACTTGCGGCATCTACTTGACCCTGCGAGGACGCACCTTTCCGGTGGTCCTCGGCCTGACACTGCTGACCTACGCGGCCAACCTGTTCCTGTTCTCGATGGGACGGCTCAAGCTCGGCGCCAGCAATCTGGTCAACGACGGCCTTCCCGATGTCGACCCGCTGCCGCAGGCACTCGTACTGACCGCCATCGTGATCGGCTTCGCGATGACCGCGTTCGTGATCATCCTGGCGATTCGCGCCCGTGGGGATCTTGGCAGCGATCATGTCAATGGGCGCCGGCGCCAGTCACGGCGCAGCAGGAACGATGACCCGCTCGAGCTCAACCAGGCTCGTGGAGGCATCAAAAGGTGA